In Notolabrus celidotus isolate fNotCel1 chromosome 22, fNotCel1.pri, whole genome shotgun sequence, the genomic stretch CACCTGTACATCATCAGATCCCTGAGTTTgacaagaaaatatttaaagatttaCAGCATTGTTTCCAAACTATGCTACATatgcaacacattttttgtCCAGCATTAAATGGCATCTCACATCACTCATGGCTTTGGTTCTCTTATTAACCTTAAATGAAGAGGTGGCTCATTTCATTGTAGTGACAGCATATATAGAAAAAAGTCTTATAAGCCTGAAGATAAAACACCATTATATTgagtattttaaaataatataatgcACAAACTGAATAAACAAGAGCACACTTAATCTCCATGTATTGCTAAGTCTTCCAGATATAAGCCTGAGTACAGCCTTTATCATTGTAACATTAACGAAGTATGGGTTTATATTTACTTCAGAAAAACAGTATCACTAGCATGGCTCTGTACTTGGCATAACAGAGAGGAAACTAACTGAATGATCACTCAGATTTGTGGTTCCAATAAGAGATATCTTTCCAAGGTATTGTGTTTGTTGAGCACTCCGTAGAGCCTAACTTCATAAAGGTGCTAACATATGACCACATGAACCCATATAATAACTCAAATCAGAAAGTCCTCAAGCCCAGTTACTCTGCAGTCAAACAGGAAAATCAACAATCTTCCGAATTGAAACCAGGTTTCTCCTGTTCAACTTCGTAAGTACTGCCCTTACCTATAATGTACATGGCTCTTATAATCCCactgattaaaaaagaaaatatggcTGTAGGGTTGACAAGCTCTTCACAGTTCATGACCAGTAACTCAATCGTCCTCAGGGAACTTGAATTTAGCATAGACGATGAGCATGACAATGGACATGAGGATACACAATGAACCAATCACGAGGTACGCAATGCCAAGGAACTCATTCTTTCCCCCCATCCAGGACACGTTGCTGAACACCACCTTCTTTCTTCCATCAAAGCTCAGGACAGGATAGTCTGAGAGACAGAATGTCAAGGATACACAGCAAAAatggaaacaaacacataatAAAAGTAGACAGAACTTTCACTGAAGtactcaaaatgtaaaactgcATTAACATACTTCTTTAAACAAAAAGGATATTTGtgattttggaaaaaaaaaaatcttttcagGCGCTATATTTAGGTTCTAAATACAATTATGAATTAGATAGACTTAAAACTAAGCTGATTGGCACAATCCATATGAATGACTCAGCAGCTCAGATTCAGATCAATCGGTTTTAAACTACTTGATAATGTAGCACAGAGAATTACAAACTTTATTTCCACTGCAATGGTTTCGACAACTGGGCTGTCTGCATAATAGATTAGAAAGTTGttcagaaacaaacaacatgcACAAAATACCTGAAACAGTAGAAATCCTAACAAACATGAATAATCACATGTTGACTCATTGAAAATGGGGAGAACTGTGGTCTCCTATTTTGAGGAAGTGTGTTTGAGGTAGTTACAAAGGCCCTGAAAAACTTCAAGAACATGTCATGTTATCCTGTGGATAACTATTTGCCTAGCTTATTTACTTAAACCAGAAATTTGCCTGTTTTATTCTCCATCTCAAGGAACTCCTGAGTCACTGTTCCCTTGTCAAAACAGAACCACACCCAGCCGGTTAAACAAGCTAGACTGAGCCGCTGTTGTTGTAACATGACGCAAAACATGAATACAATTCAATGGCTGACCCCTGTACGCAGAGCTGAAGCTTTATGTGTGAATTTATGCATGAAAAACTCCTGCAAGCAGTGAAATATTCTTGTTCAAAGTATACCTCCCAATGATCAGGCTCATTATCAAGACTTCCTGTGTATACTGCTGCCAAACACTACATATGGCATGTGAAACACCTCATTAAATACCTGTTACGATCTACATGCTATCgcaaaacatacagaaaacagaATAATGTATAGAACTATgaataaatgtaatttaatagTAGGTATGCATCTTGGCTTTGACTCAATTATACCAGTCAAGAAACACATGACCAATGAGAAACTGCCCATACCTCCTAATCACCTTCCTGTAAATCACCACAGACATATGTAAAAGGATACTGTAGGCAATTTCAAGGGAGTAGTTTCCAGCTGGCAGACCCTCTTGATAATCGCCCCCTGCGATTCTTCGATACAGCTTCCTGAAATCTGGCAGAGCAGCGCTCCTCATCCAAACCAGGAAATCTTGATTGATGAAGCCGTTGTTAGCAGGGTCTGTGGTGTCCAACTCGTAAGCAGGCCTAGGCCAAGACGGGGGTTTCACGGTACCTGAAAGTCAAACTTTGAGGATAAGTTTTCAAACTTCTTAACTGAGTGACCCCCCGTAGTCCTGTATTTGTTTACTGCAGACTCTGAAACCCTCACCACAAAAGGTTACTATAAATTCAGCAAAAGATGCTACCGTTAAATGCATTCCTCAGAGGTGAGATGGAGGGGTTCCTGTACTTGACGTTGTAATCTGACCACCAAGCAATCCCTTTCCCATCGAATGGCACCAGCTTCTTTACACCCTTGACAATCTGATACAGCTTGaatgtatctttaaaaaaatacacaaaaaaatcaatatcaaTATAATTTTAGCAcagaaaaaattaataaa encodes the following:
- the tmem30b gene encoding cell cycle control protein 50B, which encodes MVKEEKELANRPDNTAYTQQRLPAWQPMLSAGIIIPGFVLIGLAFIGIGVALFVTSQSIQVLEFDYTGVEDSSRCFRCTDEDVTDCKCDQPFEIDSLFKGPVFFYYGLTNYYQNQRKYGVSKDDNQLTGDLDYFKAPSDTCSPYDYDSNNKPIVPCGAAPNSMFNDTFKLYQIVKGVKKLVPFDGKGIAWWSDYNVKYRNPSISPLRNAFNGTVKPPSWPRPAYELDTTDPANNGFINQDFLVWMRSAALPDFRKLYRRIAGGDYQEGLPAGNYSLEIAYNYPVLSFDGRKKVVFSNVSWMGGKNEFLGIAYLVIGSLCILMSIVMLIVYAKFKFPEDD